CCCACCTGTTCCCGCAGCCAGGCAGCGACCAGCACCGGCAACGGCAGGTCGTCATCCACAGAGGACGCGTCGTCCGACAGCGACACCCGCACGTCCACCCCGAAGCCCCGGAACGTGCCCGCGACGTCCTCGACCACCCGAGGCCCAGAGGGGTCCACCGCGACCGCCACCCACTCCGACGAGTGCGCGGCCAACTCCCGGGCGACGGCCAGGCACGCCGAGCGCACCGGTTCGGTGTCCGGCGCGGCGCCGGAGACCAGTTCGGGCACCAGCAGGGGAGGGTGCGGCAGGACCGCCAGACGCGGGATCATGGCAGCCAACGCTACTCATCGGCCACCACCGGTACCGATGCGAGCTTTGACCTGTTTGAATGCGCGCGAGGTACTGGACACTCTGAAGGAGCGTCGCGGTACCCGGGTGCTGGGCCCCGTCGTAGGCGGGGCGCCCGTGGTCGGCACGGGCACCACGAAGTGGGCAGGCGAGGAGGAAGCCGGCGATGACGGAGCACGAGACGACACCGGGAACCACTGGCGACAGTGGCGCGGGGGCGGTGGTCGAGGAGACCAGGGTGGAGGCAACGCCGGTAGCAGCAGCAGCTGCGACGGCGGCGGCACCACCGGTCCCCGTGGCGTCGGACCACCCTGACCGCTGGGGGCGCGTGGACGCGGACGGCACCGTCTACGTCAAGACGGCGGACGGCGAGCGGGTCGTCGGTTCCTGGCAGGCGGGCGAGCCCGCCGAGGGCCTGGCGCACTTCGCGCGTCGGTTCGACGACATCCGCACCGAGGTCGAGCTGCTGGTGACACGGCTGTCCTCCGGCGCGGGCGACCCGAAGCACGCGATGACCAGCGCGAAGCACGTCAAGGAGAGCCTGGCCGACGCGGCGGTGGTCGGTGACCTCGCCGCCCTGGCCGCTCGCGTCGACTACGTGCTGGTCAAGGCGGAGGAGGGGTTGGAGGCCGCGAAGGCCGCCAAGGACGAGGCCCGTGCCGCGGCAGGCGCTCGCAAGCAGGAGCTGGTCGAGGAAGCCGAGGTGTTGGCGAACGAGTCGACGCAGTGGAAGTCCGCCGGTGACCGGCTGCGGCAGATCCTGGACGAGTGGAAGACCATCCGGGGTGTGGACCGCAAGACCGACGAGCAGCTGTGGCGGCGGTTCTCCAAGGCGCGTGACGCGTTCAACCGCAGGCGCGGTTCGCACTTCGCGGACCTCGACCGGCAGCGCACGGTGGCCAAGAACCGCAAGCAGGAGCTGGTCGAAGAGGCCGAGAAGCTCATCGAGTCCGACGACTGGGGCCCCACGGCCGGTCGGTACAAGGACCTGATGGTCGAGTGGAAGGCCGCCGGCCGGGCGCCCAAGGAGGCCGACGACGCCCTCTGGCAGCGTTTCCGCGCCGCCCAGGACGCGTTCTTCGCCAAGCGGTCCGAGGCGTTCAGCGAGCGTGACGCCGAGTTCTCGACCAACGCGAAGCTGAAGGAGGAACTGCTCGCCGAGGCCGAGCGGATCGACCCGTCACTGGACCTCGAATCCGCCCGCCAGCAGCTCTACAAGATCCAGGAGCGCTGGGACGCCATCGGCAAGGTCCCCCGCGAACGCGTCCGCGAACTGGAGGGCAAGCTCCGCACCATCGAGGAGCGGGTCCGGGGCGCGGTCGACGCCCAGTGGCGCAAGTCCGACCCGGAAGCCGAAGCCCGAGTGGCCCAGTTCCGCGAGCGCGTAGAACAGTTCGAAGCCCAGGCCGCAAAGGCACGCACAGCAGGTGACAAGCGCCGCGCCGAGCAGGCCGAGGCCCAGGCCAAGCAATGGCGCGAATGGCTGGCCGCCGCCGAACAGGCAGTCTCCAGCCGCTAGCAAGCAACACTCCGATGGCCCCTTCACCACCCGGTGAAGGGGCCATCGGCATCTTCGAACGCCTGTATCAACCGGCCCTTTTAATGCACCCACAACGGACCCGCAATCAACCCACCAAGGCCTGATTTGACATGGGTTCGGGTGCCATAGGCTGGACGAAGCCGGGCAGGCTTGGCGGACGCTCTTCCCGCCATGCCTGCCCGGCTTTGGCCTGCCTGGGGTGCCCGTACGGGCCCCATGTCAAATCAGGCCGGACCCGCCCACCACACCCACACACATCACTGCATAGGCGGCCGAGAAGCAGCCAACTTCAACCACTTCACCAACAACACCACCACAGCCACCACAGCCAAAACGAGCCCAAAACCGGGCCCAGGCCCAGGGTGGTGCCCAGTAGTCGTCTGCGTAGTCCAAATCGACACCACACCCGTAAACGCACCGACAAAAGAAGCCAGCGCGCAAATCCAAGCCAATACCCACCGCCGCAAAGCCAACGTCAACGCCGGCAGCAGCACACCCCCGACCACCGCCACGTACGAGAAGATCTTCGGCAACGAATCCGCGTCGCCGAACAGCACCGTCAACCCCGTCGCGCCATCCGCCCACGGCAGAATCAACGACACCAGAATCGCCAACGCCGCGACAGCAATCGTCAACGCCCCGGCACCCGGATCGATCCGCTTGGCCGCCGACCGACCCACACTGTCAATCTCTTCACGCAGCCCGGCCACGTCCTCGGGCTCGTCACCTACGGGCTCACCTGCGGGATCACTCACGGAGCCGCACACCCACCCACAGCCGCAGGCAGCGGAGCAGGCTTGCCGAACGAAGGCAGCCCCAACGTCACACCAGGCGTCTTCGGCTTGATCCCAGCCTCGGACCGATCCCCTGCCTTGGTCCGCCGATGCGACAACAACGGCCCGTCCGCGATCAGGTTGTGCGGGGCCCCGTACGTCACCACCGTCTCCACCACATCACCCGGCCGCACCCGCGCGTCACCAGGCGTGAAGTGCACCAACCGACCGTCACGCGCCCGACCGGTCATCCGCAGCGTCTCGGCGTCCTTGCGCCCCTCGCCCGAGGCCACCAACAACTCCACCCGACGTCCGACCTGCTCCAGGTTCAGCTCATGCGCGACGTCGTTGACCAGCGTCACCAGCCGGTCATACCGCTCCTGAACGACCGCCTTCGACAGTTGCCCAGGCAACTCAGCCGCCGGCGTGCCAGGCCGCTTCGAGTACTGGAACGTGAACGCCGACGAGAACCGAGCCTCCCGCACCACGTCCAAAGTGGCCTGGAAGTCCTCCTCGGTCTCACCGGGGAAGCCGACGATGATGTCCGTCGTGATGGCCGCGTCCGGCATCGCCGCGCGCACCTCGTCCAGGATGGACAGGTACTTCGCGGTCCGATAAGACCGGCGCATCTCCTTCAGCACGCGGTCCGAGCCCGACTGCAACGGCATGTGCAGCTGGTGGCACACGGCCGGCGTCTCGGCCATCGCGGCGATCACGTCGGAGGTGAAGTCCTTCGGGTGCGGCGACGTGAACCGGACCCGCTCCAGACCCTCGATCCCACCCGCGGCGCGCAGCAGCTTGCCGAACGCGAACCGGTCGCCGAACTCGACGCCGTAGGAGTTGACGTTCTGCCCGAGCAGCGTCACCTCCAGCACGCCCTCGTCGACCAGCGCCTGCACCTCGGCCAGCACCTCGCCGGGACGGCGGTCCTTCTCCTTGCCGCGCAGCGACGGGACGATGCAGAACGTGCACGTGTTGTTGCAGCCGACGGACACCGACACCCAGCCGGAGTACGCCGAGTCGCGGCGGGCGGGCAGCGTGGACGGGAAGGTCTCCAGCGAGTCCAGGATCTCGACCTGCGCCTCGCGGTTGTGCCGGGCGCGTTCCAACAGCACCGGCAGCGAGCCGATGTTGTGCGTCCCGAAGACCACGTCCACCCACGGCGCGCGCCTGACGATCTCGTGCTGGTCCTTCTGCGCGAGGCAGCCGCCGACGGCGATCTGCATGTCGGGGTTCGCGGACTTGGCGGGCGCGAGGTGGCCGAGCGTGCCGTAGAGCTTGTTGTCGGCGTTCTCCCGCACGGCGCAGGTGTTGAAGACCACCACGTCCGGCGGGGCGTCGCCCTCGGCCGGTTCGTAGCCCGCGTCCTCCAACATGCCGGCCAGGCGCTCGGAGTCGTGCACGTTCATCTGGCAGCCGAACGTGCGGATCTGGTAACTGCGAGTCACTGCACCTAGTCCTTCCGTCGGGTCCAGCGTAGAGCGTGGACGTGCGACGATGCGCAGGTGTCGGGAACGCTGCTGCGGTTGCACGCGGTCGGGGCCGCCTTGGCCCTGGCCACTCTGTCATTGACCGCGTGCGGTGACGACTTCGACCACGTCAAGCTCACCATGGCCGCAGGCAGTCCGGGCGGGGTCTACCACGCGTTGAGCACGGCGCTGGCCGACGCGTGGACGCGCGACCCCGGCATCCCCCGCCCGCAGGTGGCGAACACGGCCGGCTCGGTGGACAACCTGGACCGGCTGCGGACCAACCAGGCGCAGGTCGGGTTCTCGGCGGCCGACGCGGCGGAGGAGAAGCAGAAGGACGGGGCCGGCCACAAGCTGTACGCGCTGGCCAGGATGCACGACGACTACCTCCAGCTCGTGGTGCGGGACGACGTCCCGGCGACCAAGCTGGCCGACCTGAAGGGCCTCCGGGTGAGCGTGGGCGCCCGCGACTCGGGTGTGTGGCTGATCGCGCAGCGGCTGCTGAAATCGGCGGGCATGTCACCCGACCAGGACCTGAAAGTGCAGTACATGGACCTTCCGACCAGCACGGACGCGATGCGGAACGGTGCGTTGGACGCGTTCTTCTGGTCCGGTGGCGTGCCGACGAACGCCGTCACCACGCTGGCC
This is a stretch of genomic DNA from Saccharothrix ecbatanensis. It encodes these proteins:
- a CDS encoding DUF349 domain-containing protein encodes the protein MTEHETTPGTTGDSGAGAVVEETRVEATPVAAAAATAAAPPVPVASDHPDRWGRVDADGTVYVKTADGERVVGSWQAGEPAEGLAHFARRFDDIRTEVELLVTRLSSGAGDPKHAMTSAKHVKESLADAAVVGDLAALAARVDYVLVKAEEGLEAAKAAKDEARAAAGARKQELVEEAEVLANESTQWKSAGDRLRQILDEWKTIRGVDRKTDEQLWRRFSKARDAFNRRRGSHFADLDRQRTVAKNRKQELVEEAEKLIESDDWGPTAGRYKDLMVEWKAAGRAPKEADDALWQRFRAAQDAFFAKRSEAFSERDAEFSTNAKLKEELLAEAERIDPSLDLESARQQLYKIQERWDAIGKVPRERVRELEGKLRTIEERVRGAVDAQWRKSDPEAEARVAQFRERVEQFEAQAAKARTAGDKRRAEQAEAQAKQWREWLAAAEQAVSSR
- the miaB gene encoding tRNA (N6-isopentenyl adenosine(37)-C2)-methylthiotransferase MiaB, which produces MTRSYQIRTFGCQMNVHDSERLAGMLEDAGYEPAEGDAPPDVVVFNTCAVRENADNKLYGTLGHLAPAKSANPDMQIAVGGCLAQKDQHEIVRRAPWVDVVFGTHNIGSLPVLLERARHNREAQVEILDSLETFPSTLPARRDSAYSGWVSVSVGCNNTCTFCIVPSLRGKEKDRRPGEVLAEVQALVDEGVLEVTLLGQNVNSYGVEFGDRFAFGKLLRAAGGIEGLERVRFTSPHPKDFTSDVIAAMAETPAVCHQLHMPLQSGSDRVLKEMRRSYRTAKYLSILDEVRAAMPDAAITTDIIVGFPGETEEDFQATLDVVREARFSSAFTFQYSKRPGTPAAELPGQLSKAVVQERYDRLVTLVNDVAHELNLEQVGRRVELLVASGEGRKDAETLRMTGRARDGRLVHFTPGDARVRPGDVVETVVTYGAPHNLIADGPLLSHRRTKAGDRSEAGIKPKTPGVTLGLPSFGKPAPLPAAVGGCAAP
- a CDS encoding Rv2732c family membrane protein, coding for MSDPAGEPVGDEPEDVAGLREEIDSVGRSAAKRIDPGAGALTIAVAALAILVSLILPWADGATGLTVLFGDADSLPKIFSYVAVVGGVLLPALTLALRRWVLAWICALASFVGAFTGVVSIWTTQTTTGHHPGPGPGFGLVLAVVAVVVLLVKWLKLAASRPPMQ
- a CDS encoding TAXI family TRAP transporter solute-binding subunit, coding for MSGTLLRLHAVGAALALATLSLTACGDDFDHVKLTMAAGSPGGVYHALSTALADAWTRDPGIPRPQVANTAGSVDNLDRLRTNQAQVGFSAADAAEEKQKDGAGHKLYALARMHDDYLQLVVRDDVPATKLADLKGLRVSVGARDSGVWLIAQRLLKSAGMSPDQDLKVQYMDLPTSTDAMRNGALDAFFWSGGVPTNAVTTLATTVKLRMLDLGDELPKLRQAYPVYGSATLPASAYRLGGGPVVTLVVRNFLLVNDTMSEEVAEALVKGLFQAQSSLVAASPVARSIEVRSAIETTPVELHPGAARYYRDAKI